One Sagittula stellata E-37 genomic window carries:
- the mobA gene encoding molybdenum cofactor guanylyltransferase MobA: MKAPVGVILAGGRATRMGGGDKGLLTLGGQTLLGHVIERTAPQVADLCLNANGDASRFDGFGLPVVADSLPGFPGPLAGVLAGLDWAAAQGADTLVSVAADTPFLPCDLVPHLLLTAEGQAHPLVLAATEGDTETRSAKGRLIRHPTFGLWPVALRDDLRAALEGGLKKVVLWTERHGGREAVFPDERAFFNVNTPDDLAQAEAML, translated from the coding sequence ATGAAGGCACCTGTTGGGGTGATCCTGGCGGGCGGGCGGGCCACGCGGATGGGCGGCGGCGACAAGGGCCTGCTGACGCTTGGCGGTCAGACGCTGCTGGGCCACGTGATCGAACGGACCGCACCGCAGGTCGCGGATCTGTGCCTGAACGCCAATGGCGATGCCTCCCGGTTCGACGGCTTCGGCTTGCCGGTCGTCGCCGACAGCCTGCCGGGTTTCCCGGGTCCGCTGGCCGGTGTGCTGGCGGGTCTCGACTGGGCCGCCGCTCAGGGCGCGGACACGCTGGTCAGCGTCGCCGCCGACACGCCGTTCCTGCCATGCGATCTGGTTCCTCACCTGCTGTTGACCGCCGAGGGGCAGGCGCACCCGCTGGTGCTGGCCGCCACCGAGGGCGATACGGAGACACGTTCCGCCAAGGGCCGGCTGATCCGTCACCCGACCTTCGGCCTGTGGCCGGTGGCCTTGCGCGACGATCTGCGCGCCGCGCTGGAGGGTGGGCTGAAGAAGGTCGTCCTCTGGACCGAACGCCACGGCGGGCGCGAAGCCGTTTTCCCCGACGAGCGTGCCTTCTTCAACGTGAACACGCCGGACGACCTGGCGCAGGCGGAGGCCATGCTGTGA
- the fdhD gene encoding formate dehydrogenase accessory sulfurtransferase FdhD — translation MQSNGGEYLIAPNPGDTRLTRAVTGVDHTGQPVETRVVEERPLTIYLNGQEIVTAMTIGDYPEYLALGFLRNQGMLGADETVTRVDYDDDLEVVVVRTASQTTYEEKVKKKTRTSGCAVGTVFGDMMEGLQGLTLPATEVRTSWLYALSKKINTTPSLYLESGAIHGTVLCRRDRPLVYMEDVGRHNAVDKIAGWMLSEGVSGADKILYTTGRLTSEMVIKCALMGIPVLASRSGFTAWGVEIAKETGLTCIGRLRGRRFMCLSGEERLTRDADPDSVDDEDRKHRRKSADA, via the coding sequence ATGCAATCCAATGGCGGCGAATACCTGATCGCTCCGAACCCGGGCGACACGCGGCTGACCCGCGCGGTCACGGGTGTCGACCACACCGGCCAGCCCGTGGAGACGCGCGTCGTCGAGGAACGGCCCCTGACGATCTACCTCAACGGGCAAGAGATCGTGACCGCCATGACCATCGGGGATTACCCCGAATATCTGGCGCTGGGGTTCCTGCGCAATCAGGGGATGCTGGGGGCCGACGAGACGGTGACCCGCGTCGACTACGACGACGACCTTGAGGTCGTGGTGGTGCGCACCGCGTCTCAGACGACCTACGAGGAGAAGGTCAAGAAGAAGACGCGGACGTCGGGCTGCGCCGTGGGCACCGTCTTCGGCGACATGATGGAAGGGCTTCAGGGATTGACCCTGCCCGCGACCGAGGTGCGGACATCTTGGCTTTATGCGCTGTCGAAGAAGATCAACACCACCCCGTCTCTCTATCTCGAATCCGGAGCCATACACGGTACGGTGCTGTGCCGTCGGGACCGCCCGCTGGTCTACATGGAGGACGTCGGGCGGCACAACGCGGTCGACAAGATCGCCGGCTGGATGCTGTCAGAGGGCGTCTCGGGCGCGGACAAGATCCTCTACACGACCGGGCGCCTGACCTCTGAAATGGTCATCAAATGCGCGCTGATGGGAATTCCGGTGCTGGCCTCGCGTTCCGGCTTCACTGCTTGGGGTGTGGAGATCGCGAAGGAGACGGGCCTCACCTGTATCGGACGGCTGCGCGGACGGCGCTTCATGTGCCTGTCGGGTGAAGAGCGGCTGACACGGGACGCCGATCCGGACAGCGTCGACGACGAGGACCGCAAGCACCGCCGCAAGAGCGCGGACGCCTGA